One Mycolicibacterium parafortuitum DNA segment encodes these proteins:
- the mftC gene encoding mycofactocin radical SAM maturase (MftC is a radical SAM/SPASM enzyme that catalyzes the first two steps in biosynthesis of the electron carrier mycofactocin from the terminal Val-Tyr dipeptide of the precursor peptide MftA.), producing MTLAAPVPRLVDQFERGLDAPICLTWELTYACNLSCVHCLSSSGKRDPRELSTQQCKDIIDELERMQVFYVNIGGGEPTVRSDFWELVDYATEHHVGVKFSTNGVRIDKKVAAKLAASDYVDVQISLDGATAEVNDAVRGPGSFAMAVRALENLKEAGFKDAKISVVVTRHNIDQLDDFKALADNYGATLRITRLRPSGRGADVWDDLHPTADQQVQLYNWLVAHGERVLTGDSFFHLSGLGEPGALAGLNLCGAGRVVCLIDPVGDVYACPFAIHDKFLAGNVLTGAGPDAPGFQGVWQHSELFRELREPQSAGACSGCGHYDACRGGCMAAKFFTGLPMDGPDPECVQGYGEPALALDRDKPRSSVDHSRAGGRNKPKGPIPLTLLSAPPRQPVGAGAPPKKFCNESPV from the coding sequence ATGACACTCGCCGCGCCGGTGCCCCGCTTGGTCGACCAGTTCGAGCGCGGTCTGGACGCGCCGATCTGCCTGACGTGGGAACTGACCTACGCGTGCAACCTCTCGTGCGTGCACTGCCTGTCGTCCTCCGGTAAGCGCGACCCGCGCGAGCTGTCCACCCAGCAGTGCAAGGACATCATCGACGAGCTTGAGCGCATGCAGGTGTTCTACGTGAACATCGGTGGCGGCGAACCGACCGTCCGCAGCGACTTCTGGGAGCTCGTCGACTACGCCACCGAACACCACGTCGGCGTGAAGTTCTCCACCAACGGCGTCCGGATCGACAAGAAGGTCGCCGCGAAGCTGGCCGCCAGCGACTACGTCGACGTGCAGATCTCCCTCGACGGGGCGACCGCCGAGGTCAACGACGCGGTGCGCGGCCCCGGCTCGTTCGCCATGGCCGTGCGTGCGCTGGAGAACCTCAAAGAGGCGGGCTTCAAAGACGCCAAGATCTCCGTCGTGGTGACCCGCCACAACATCGACCAGCTCGACGATTTCAAGGCGCTGGCCGACAACTACGGCGCCACCCTGCGCATCACCCGGCTGCGCCCGTCGGGGCGCGGCGCCGACGTGTGGGACGACCTGCACCCGACCGCCGATCAGCAGGTGCAGCTCTACAACTGGCTGGTCGCACACGGCGAGCGGGTGCTCACCGGTGACTCGTTCTTCCACCTGTCCGGGCTCGGTGAGCCCGGCGCGCTGGCGGGGCTGAACCTGTGCGGCGCCGGTCGCGTGGTGTGCCTGATCGACCCGGTCGGTGACGTGTACGCGTGCCCGTTCGCGATCCACGACAAGTTCCTGGCCGGCAACGTCCTGACCGGCGCGGGTCCGGACGCGCCGGGATTCCAAGGGGTGTGGCAGCACTCCGAGCTGTTCCGCGAGCTGCGCGAACCGCAGTCGGCGGGTGCCTGCAGCGGCTGCGGACACTACGACGCGTGCCGTGGCGGCTGCATGGCCGCCAAGTTCTTCACGGGCCTGCCGATGGACGGCCCGGATCCCGAATGCGTGCAGGGGTACGGCGAACCCGCCCTGGCGCTCGACCGCGACAAGCCCCGCTCCAGCGTGGACCACTCCCGCGCCGGCGGGCGCAACAAGCCGAAAGGCCCGATCCCGCTCACCCTGCTGAGCGCCCCTCCCCGGCAGCCGGTCGGCGCCGGGGCGCCTCCGAAAAAATTCTGTAACGAAAGTCCGGTGTAG
- the mftB gene encoding mycofactocin biosynthesis chaperone MftB (MftB, a small protein, is a peptide chaperone that assists the radical SAM enzyme MftC in performing two modifications to the C-terminal Val-Tyr dipeptide of the mycofactocin precursor peptide, MftA. MftB's role is analogous to the role of PqqD in the biosynthesis of PQQ, a cofactor that derives entirely from a Tyr and a Glu in the precursor PqqA.) gives MTAPNALIFDADRHWRLHPQVAVRPEPFGALLYHFGTRKLSFLKNRTIVEVINSLSDHPDARSACRAAGIDDSDQAPYFHALGVLVQSQMLIPAPGADS, from the coding sequence ATGACCGCGCCGAACGCCCTCATCTTCGATGCCGACCGGCACTGGAGGTTGCATCCGCAGGTCGCCGTGCGGCCGGAGCCGTTCGGCGCCCTGCTCTACCACTTCGGGACCCGCAAGCTGTCGTTTCTGAAGAACCGGACGATCGTCGAGGTGATCAACTCGCTGTCCGATCACCCCGACGCTCGTTCCGCTTGCCGCGCCGCCGGAATCGACGATTCCGACCAGGCGCCCTACTTCCACGCGCTGGGCGTGCTCGTCCAGTCGCAGATGCTCATCCCAGCCCCAGGAGCAGACTCATGA
- the mftA gene encoding mycofactocin precursor MftA (Mycofactocin is a small molecule electron carrier derived from the final two amino acids, Val-Tyr, of MftA, the mycofactocin precursor. It plays a role in redox homeostasis and the metabolism of alcohols and aldehydes in Actinobacteria, including Mycobacterium tuberculosis.), which translates to MDQNQQVETGELVTESLVEEVSIDGMCGVY; encoded by the coding sequence ATGGATCAGAATCAGCAGGTCGAGACCGGCGAACTGGTGACCGAGAGCCTGGTCGAGGAAGTCTCGATCGACGGGATGTGCGGGGTCTACTGA
- the mftR gene encoding mycofactocin system transcriptional regulator (MftR, the mycofactocin system transcriptional regulator, is an uncharacterized TetR family DNA-binding transcription factor. Its role is inferred by context. It occurs as part of the biosynthesis locus for mycofactocin, a partially characterized electron carrier derived from the terminal Val-Tyr dipeptide of the precursor peptide MftA, through a radical SAM enzyme-mediated process.) — protein sequence MGAGKARVGRRRSTSWEHISDVAIDLFMERGFDDVSVDDVAGAAGIARRTLFRYYPSKSALPWGDFDAHLEHMRELLAELDPTVPIRDALRTALLAFNDFDDPDRHRQRMRLILETEALQAYSMTMYAGWRAVVARFVADRLGVADSDLIPQTVAWTMLAVSLSAYEHWLEDETVSLPASLGEAFDLLASGLSEIG from the coding sequence ATGGGCGCCGGCAAGGCGCGGGTGGGACGCCGTCGATCGACGAGCTGGGAGCACATCAGCGACGTCGCGATCGACCTGTTCATGGAGCGCGGCTTCGACGACGTCAGCGTCGACGACGTGGCCGGTGCGGCCGGGATCGCGCGCAGGACGCTGTTCCGCTACTACCCGTCCAAAAGCGCGCTGCCGTGGGGCGACTTCGACGCCCACCTCGAGCACATGCGCGAGCTGCTGGCCGAGCTCGACCCGACGGTGCCGATCCGCGACGCGCTGCGTACCGCGCTGCTCGCGTTCAACGATTTCGACGACCCCGACCGGCACCGCCAGCGCATGCGACTGATCCTGGAAACCGAGGCGCTGCAGGCATATTCGATGACCATGTACGCCGGCTGGCGGGCTGTGGTGGCGAGGTTCGTCGCCGACCGGCTCGGGGTCGCGGACAGCGATCTGATACCCCAGACGGTGGCGTGGACGATGCTGGCGGTGTCGCTGTCGGCCTACGAGCACTGGCTGGAGGACGAGACGGTGAGCCTGCCCGCCTCGCTGGGTGAGGCATTCGACTTGCTCGCCTCCGGGCTGTCGGAAATCGGTTGA
- a CDS encoding sensor domain-containing protein → MKHFWWLAALTAIVATLGCTRVVEEPRPVRAWPVAPITAGQVSDVLSPRASREAESNLFSTVEPQRCAGLAREVDPPFLFDIGTVPAAHSAGQWNGANRFSIQEMAAVYPANFDAADAVDAVKRTLGDCRDELLTVVTMQDETLHFESIPAAEHASPQIALWSITSARRSCDNAFIAAHNAALEITACGDLNGYDVAGLADEALDRLNLLANMTS, encoded by the coding sequence ATGAAACACTTCTGGTGGTTGGCCGCGCTGACGGCGATCGTCGCGACGCTGGGCTGCACCCGGGTCGTCGAGGAGCCCAGGCCCGTCCGGGCGTGGCCCGTCGCGCCGATCACCGCCGGCCAGGTCTCCGACGTGCTGAGCCCGAGGGCCAGCCGGGAGGCGGAGTCCAACCTGTTCTCCACGGTCGAACCGCAGCGCTGTGCCGGGTTGGCCCGGGAGGTGGATCCGCCGTTCCTGTTCGACATCGGGACCGTCCCGGCAGCGCACAGCGCCGGACAGTGGAACGGGGCCAACCGGTTCTCGATCCAGGAGATGGCGGCGGTGTACCCGGCCAACTTCGACGCGGCCGACGCGGTGGACGCGGTGAAGCGCACGCTGGGTGACTGCCGCGACGAACTGCTGACCGTCGTCACGATGCAGGACGAGACGCTGCACTTCGAGTCGATCCCGGCCGCCGAGCACGCGTCGCCGCAGATCGCGCTGTGGTCGATCACCAGCGCACGGCGGTCCTGCGACAACGCCTTCATCGCGGCCCACAACGCCGCGCTCGAGATCACCGCATGCGGTGATCTCAACGGATACGACGTGGCAGGCCTGGCCGACGAGGCCCTGGACCGGCTGAATCTGCTGGCGAACATGACGTCCTGA
- a CDS encoding RNA polymerase sigma factor: MSAEPDGEHPRALLALYDEALPQVYGYFVRRCGDRGTAEDLTSETFLAAMDAARKPEPPPLTVPWLIGVARHKLADHYRRRHDRATVPVAEMPEPDDPDDTWDAHLDRIVAEQVLARLASQHRLVLVLRYLDNLSVPECAELLGRTVHATEALLVRARRAFREQYPRPEGGLP; this comes from the coding sequence GTGAGCGCCGAACCGGATGGCGAGCATCCGCGGGCACTGCTCGCGCTGTACGACGAGGCCCTGCCCCAGGTGTACGGGTACTTCGTCAGGCGCTGTGGTGACCGCGGGACGGCCGAGGACCTGACGTCGGAGACCTTCCTGGCGGCGATGGATGCCGCCAGGAAGCCGGAACCACCGCCGCTGACGGTGCCGTGGCTGATCGGGGTGGCGCGCCACAAGCTGGCCGACCACTACCGGCGCAGGCACGACCGGGCGACGGTGCCGGTGGCCGAGATGCCCGAGCCGGACGATCCGGACGACACGTGGGATGCCCATCTGGACCGCATCGTCGCCGAGCAGGTGCTGGCGCGCCTGGCGTCGCAGCACCGGCTTGTGCTGGTGCTGCGGTACCTCGACAACCTGTCGGTGCCGGAGTGCGCCGAACTGCTCGGGCGCACGGTGCACGCGACGGAGGCGTTGTTGGTCCGGGCCCGGCGGGCGTTCCGAGAACAGTATCCGCGACCGGAAGGAGGACTGCCGTGA
- a CDS encoding VOC family protein, producing MIDPLDVLRSGDLPVAPDPEFARRLRDRLEAAANLFEQQPDRTRGVTMTGTDAAIAELNRPAAAPSSAALLPYLTVADARSAIEWYGDVFGAEVVGQPVEMDDGRIGHAELTMAGATVYLADEYPEIGLRAPSPQAVSVSLMLAVASTDETLERARRNGAHVQREPYEDYGARNAALIDPFGHRWMLTGPVTGVSIPIRHGDVGFVAVWTPDAQRAAAFYGQVLGWVYDPATQRVTNTGQRIGIYTVAGKNTLFCCYAVTDLDGARESITAGGGTVDEVTEFDFGSVMGAKDPSGLDFAVFRPRPDEPRPLLNGDGPGELSYITYQVPDSAAFRAFYSRVLFWTFEPGRIDDGWAVVGSHPMAGAAGGNPEAVTVPMWTVADIDEAVARVREAGGTVIEEPSQQSYGRSALCTDDQGARFYLGEF from the coding sequence GTGATCGATCCGCTGGACGTGCTGCGCTCCGGCGACCTCCCGGTCGCACCGGATCCCGAGTTCGCGCGACGGCTGCGGGACCGGCTCGAGGCAGCGGCGAATCTGTTTGAGCAGCAACCTGATCGAACCCGAGGAGTGACGATGACCGGCACCGATGCGGCGATCGCGGAGCTCAACCGTCCCGCGGCCGCCCCCAGCTCAGCAGCCCTGCTCCCCTATCTGACCGTCGCCGACGCGCGGTCGGCCATCGAGTGGTACGGCGACGTGTTCGGCGCCGAGGTGGTCGGGCAGCCCGTCGAGATGGACGACGGCCGGATCGGGCACGCCGAACTCACCATGGCGGGGGCGACGGTGTACCTGGCCGACGAGTATCCCGAGATCGGATTGAGAGCCCCGTCGCCGCAGGCGGTTTCGGTAAGCCTGATGCTGGCGGTCGCGTCGACCGACGAGACGCTCGAACGTGCCCGCCGCAACGGAGCACACGTGCAGCGGGAGCCCTACGAGGACTACGGGGCGCGCAATGCGGCGCTGATCGACCCGTTCGGGCACCGGTGGATGCTCACCGGACCGGTCACCGGCGTCTCGATCCCGATCCGGCACGGCGACGTCGGGTTCGTCGCGGTGTGGACACCCGACGCGCAGCGGGCCGCGGCGTTCTACGGCCAGGTTCTGGGCTGGGTGTACGACCCGGCGACGCAGCGGGTCACCAATACCGGTCAGCGCATCGGCATCTACACGGTTGCGGGAAAGAACACGCTGTTCTGCTGCTATGCCGTGACGGACCTGGACGGCGCGCGGGAGAGCATCACGGCCGGCGGCGGCACCGTCGACGAGGTGACCGAGTTCGATTTCGGAAGCGTGATGGGTGCGAAGGATCCGTCGGGCCTCGACTTCGCGGTGTTTCGGCCCCGGCCCGACGAACCGAGGCCGTTGTTGAATGGTGATGGCCCCGGGGAGCTTTCGTACATCACGTACCAGGTGCCGGATTCGGCGGCGTTCCGGGCGTTCTACAGCCGGGTGCTGTTCTGGACGTTCGAGCCGGGTCGGATCGACGACGGATGGGCTGTGGTCGGATCGCACCCGATGGCCGGCGCCGCGGGTGGCAACCCGGAGGCGGTGACGGTGCCGATGTGGACCGTGGCCGATATCGACGAGGCGGTCGCCCGCGTCCGGGAAGCGGGCGGAACGGTGATCGAGGAACCGTCACAGCAGTCCTACGGGCGTTCGGCGTTGTGCACTGATGACCAGGGCGCGCGGTTCTACCTCGGCGAGTTCTGA
- a CDS encoding HNH endonuclease signature motif containing protein, with the protein MFEVSVAEPESLAGLSDADLIDAARAASRAENAVCARKLAVMAELFGRRVDLAPEERLYWWVDPEAAVTAEIAAAYRITQALALHQTYRAVVLRDRLPRVGALFLAGTIGEMLVRAIITRTDLITDAALIAAVDAELAESVAGWGPLSVKATQAKIDEIVERHDPDAVRQSRDAEIGPALEFGAPTDAPGFTTIWSRVFDGDAAAGWRTLTAMAYSVCDADPRTLDQRRKDAWAALLHGITSLACRCGNTDCEAAVNPRPVPEVIVYALTDQTAKNAEQPAAAQGDRPPAELRDDPPVDVEGDEPQPVDAVDAATNEEQLEEAAPVEGAPDTEGGTAPAQPSPPAPAPRRSAPVLLPGRSGYLFGSGFLPAPFFDTMLDSARIREIIHPGAAGPEPRYTPSAALAEFVRCRDLTCRFPGCDKPATTADIDHTVPHPVGPTHPSNLKTLCRFHHLLKTFWTGPGGWKDRQHPDGTIVWTSPTGHTYTTHPGSRLLFPALCTPTGTLWTGDPPHVPMSDNREAMMPRRTRTRAQSRTAYITRERQHNADHHGDTPRGNDPPPF; encoded by the coding sequence ATGTTCGAAGTGTCGGTGGCCGAGCCCGAGAGTCTTGCCGGGCTCTCGGATGCCGACCTGATCGACGCCGCCCGGGCAGCGAGCCGGGCCGAGAATGCGGTGTGCGCACGCAAGTTGGCGGTGATGGCCGAACTGTTCGGCCGCCGGGTCGACCTCGCCCCGGAGGAGCGGCTGTACTGGTGGGTGGATCCGGAGGCCGCGGTGACCGCCGAGATCGCCGCGGCGTATCGGATCACCCAGGCGTTGGCGCTGCACCAGACCTACCGCGCCGTCGTGCTGCGGGATCGGCTGCCGCGGGTGGGGGCGTTGTTTTTGGCCGGGACGATCGGGGAGATGCTGGTGCGCGCGATCATCACCCGCACCGACCTGATCACCGATGCGGCGCTGATCGCCGCCGTCGATGCTGAGTTGGCCGAGTCGGTGGCGGGGTGGGGGCCGTTGTCGGTGAAAGCCACCCAAGCCAAGATCGACGAGATCGTCGAACGCCACGACCCGGACGCGGTGCGCCAGTCTCGGGATGCCGAGATCGGGCCGGCCCTGGAGTTCGGCGCCCCCACCGACGCGCCGGGGTTCACCACGATCTGGTCGCGGGTGTTCGACGGGGACGCCGCCGCGGGCTGGCGCACCTTGACGGCGATGGCCTACAGCGTCTGTGACGCCGACCCGCGCACCCTCGACCAGCGCCGCAAGGACGCGTGGGCGGCGCTGTTGCACGGGATCACCAGCCTGGCCTGTCGCTGCGGCAACACCGACTGTGAAGCCGCCGTCAACCCCCGCCCTGTTCCCGAAGTCATCGTCTACGCCCTCACCGACCAGACGGCCAAGAACGCCGAACAACCCGCGGCGGCTCAAGGCGACCGGCCGCCCGCCGAACTGCGCGACGATCCGCCCGTCGACGTCGAGGGTGACGAGCCGCAGCCCGTCGACGCTGTCGACGCCGCGACTAACGAGGAGCAGCTCGAGGAGGCTGCCCCGGTCGAGGGGGCACCGGACACCGAAGGCGGCACCGCGCCCGCTCAGCCCTCCCCGCCCGCGCCCGCGCCGCGGCGCAGCGCCCCCGTCCTGCTGCCCGGCCGGTCGGGCTACCTGTTCGGCTCCGGGTTTCTGCCTGCCCCGTTTTTCGACACCATGCTCGACAGCGCCAGGATCCGCGAGATCATCCACCCCGGAGCGGCCGGGCCGGAGCCGCGCTACACCCCCTCAGCCGCGCTCGCCGAGTTCGTCCGCTGCCGCGATCTGACGTGTCGCTTCCCCGGCTGCGACAAACCGGCCACCACCGCCGACATCGACCACACCGTCCCCCACCCGGTCGGACCCACCCACCCCTCAAACCTCAAAACACTGTGCCGTTTCCACCACTTACTCAAAACGTTCTGGACCGGACCCGGCGGCTGGAAAGACCGCCAACACCCCGACGGCACCATCGTGTGGACCTCACCAACCGGACACACCTACACCACCCACCCCGGCAGCCGCCTGCTGTTCCCCGCCCTGTGCACACCCACCGGCACCCTCTGGACCGGCGACCCACCCCACGTGCCGATGAGCGACAACCGCGAGGCGATGATGCCGCGCCGCACCCGCACGCGCGCACAAAGCCGCACCGCCTACATCACCCGCGAACGCCAACACAACGCCGACCACCACGGCGACACACCCCGCGGCAACGACCCACCACCCTTCTGA
- a CDS encoding NAD(P)/FAD-dependent oxidoreductase: MTTSEVPGPGVVIVGGGLAAARTAEQLRRAEYSGAITIVSDEDHLPYDRPPLSKEVLRAETDDVTLKPAEFYAENNITVLLGNGAKSVDTEARTLTLADGSELSYDELVIATGLVPKRIPSFPDLPGIHVLRNFDESLALRQDAKAAKRAVVVGAGFIGCEVAASLRKLGVEVTIVEPQPAPLASILGQQIGDLVTRLHRAEGVDVRCGVGVSEVSGDDRVRKVTLSDGTELDTDVVIVGIGSHPGTGWLEGSGLELDNGVVCDETGRASAPHVWAIGDVASWRDHVGGQVRVEHWSNVADQARVLVPTMLGQEPPAAVSVPYFWSDQYDVKIQALGEPEATDTVHIVEDDGRKFLAYYERDGVVVAVVGGGFPGKVMKTRAKIAAKAPISDLLG, translated from the coding sequence GTGACCACATCAGAGGTTCCCGGGCCCGGCGTCGTCATCGTGGGCGGTGGACTGGCCGCCGCACGGACGGCCGAGCAGTTGCGCCGTGCCGAGTACTCCGGCGCGATCACCATCGTCAGCGACGAGGACCATCTGCCGTATGACCGGCCGCCGCTGTCGAAGGAAGTGCTGCGCGCCGAAACCGACGACGTCACCCTCAAGCCGGCCGAGTTCTATGCCGAGAACAACATCACGGTGCTGCTCGGCAACGGCGCGAAGTCGGTCGACACCGAGGCCAGGACCCTGACGTTGGCCGACGGATCCGAGCTGTCCTACGACGAACTCGTCATCGCCACCGGTCTGGTGCCCAAACGCATCCCGTCGTTCCCCGACCTGCCGGGCATTCATGTGCTCCGTAACTTCGACGAGAGCCTCGCGCTGCGCCAGGACGCGAAGGCCGCCAAGCGCGCTGTGGTGGTCGGCGCCGGGTTCATCGGCTGCGAGGTCGCGGCGAGCCTGCGCAAGCTTGGCGTCGAGGTCACCATCGTGGAACCGCAGCCCGCTCCGCTGGCATCGATCCTCGGGCAGCAGATCGGCGATCTCGTCACCCGGTTGCATCGTGCCGAGGGCGTCGACGTCCGTTGCGGCGTCGGCGTTTCCGAGGTGAGCGGTGACGACCGGGTGCGCAAGGTGACATTGAGCGACGGCACCGAACTCGACACCGACGTCGTCATCGTCGGTATCGGTTCGCATCCCGGCACGGGATGGCTGGAGGGCAGCGGCCTCGAACTCGACAACGGTGTGGTGTGCGACGAGACCGGACGGGCCAGCGCGCCGCATGTGTGGGCGATCGGCGACGTCGCGTCGTGGCGCGACCATGTCGGAGGTCAAGTACGCGTTGAGCATTGGAGCAACGTCGCCGACCAGGCGCGGGTGCTGGTGCCGACCATGCTGGGACAGGAACCGCCTGCGGCGGTGTCGGTTCCGTACTTCTGGAGCGACCAGTACGACGTCAAGATCCAGGCGCTGGGCGAGCCGGAGGCCACCGACACGGTGCACATCGTCGAGGACGACGGACGCAAGTTCCTCGCCTACTACGAGCGCGACGGCGTGGTCGTCGCGGTGGTCGGCGGCGGATTCCCCGGCAAGGTCATGAAGACCCGCGCGAAAATCGCTGCCAAAGCGCCGATCTCGGATCTGCTCGGCTGA
- a CDS encoding Lrp/AsnC family transcriptional regulator — MERLDETDERILAELADNARATFAEIGLIVNLSAPAVKRRVDRMLDSGVIRGFTTVIDRNALGWSTEAYVQVFCHGTIAPAELRAAWRDIPEVVSAATVTGTADAMLHVLARDMRHLEEALERIRASADVERSESIVVLSNLIERAPG; from the coding sequence ATGGAGCGTCTGGACGAGACCGACGAGCGGATCCTGGCGGAACTGGCCGACAACGCGCGGGCCACATTCGCCGAGATCGGGCTGATCGTGAACCTGTCGGCACCCGCGGTGAAGAGGCGGGTCGACCGCATGCTCGACAGCGGTGTGATCAGGGGGTTCACCACGGTCATCGACCGCAACGCGCTGGGCTGGTCCACGGAGGCGTACGTGCAGGTCTTCTGTCACGGCACGATCGCTCCGGCGGAGCTCAGGGCCGCCTGGCGCGATATCCCCGAGGTGGTCAGCGCCGCGACCGTGACGGGGACCGCCGATGCGATGCTGCATGTACTCGCCCGCGACATGCGTCACCTGGAGGAAGCGCTCGAGCGGATCAGGGCGAGCGCCGACGTCGAACGCAGCGAGAGCATCGTGGTGCTGTCGAACCTCATCGAGCGCGCTCCGGGCTGA
- the ddaH gene encoding dimethylargininase, producing MDIAATEPRAGLAPVRTARPRRYLMTAPTFFTVEYVINPWMDASSPVDTDRAVTQWEALRQTYLALGHSVEVIDPIPGLPDMVYAANGGTVVNGRAAVARFAHAERAGEAVAYADWMRRNGYEPFQTRHVNEGQGDFLTVGDILLAGYGFRTDRRAHDEVAAHVGMPVAGLQLVDPRFYHLDTALAVLDDATVAYYPPAFSEESRAALARMFPDAIQVASADAYVLGLNVVSDGLNVVLPAAASGFAEELTRAGFRPVGVDLSELLKGGGSVKCCTLEVFG from the coding sequence ATGGACATCGCCGCGACCGAACCACGGGCCGGCCTCGCCCCGGTCCGCACCGCCCGGCCCCGGCGTTACCTCATGACGGCACCGACGTTCTTCACCGTCGAATACGTCATCAACCCCTGGATGGACGCGTCCTCCCCCGTCGACACCGACCGCGCCGTCACCCAGTGGGAGGCGCTGCGGCAGACATACCTCGCCCTCGGCCACAGCGTCGAGGTCATCGACCCGATCCCGGGCCTGCCCGACATGGTCTACGCGGCCAACGGCGGGACCGTCGTCAACGGCCGGGCCGCGGTCGCCCGGTTCGCCCATGCCGAACGCGCGGGCGAGGCTGTCGCCTACGCCGACTGGATGCGGCGCAACGGCTACGAACCGTTCCAGACGCGGCACGTCAACGAAGGCCAGGGCGACTTCCTGACCGTCGGCGACATACTGCTGGCCGGGTACGGGTTCCGCACCGATCGGCGCGCCCACGACGAGGTCGCCGCGCACGTCGGGATGCCGGTGGCCGGCCTGCAGCTCGTGGACCCGCGGTTCTACCACCTTGACACCGCGCTCGCCGTGCTCGACGACGCGACCGTCGCCTACTACCCGCCGGCGTTCTCGGAGGAATCCCGGGCGGCGCTCGCGCGGATGTTCCCCGATGCGATCCAGGTCGCCAGCGCCGACGCGTACGTCCTCGGCCTCAACGTCGTCTCGGACGGCCTCAACGTGGTGTTGCCCGCCGCGGCGAGCGGCTTCGCCGAAGAACTGACGCGCGCGGGCTTCCGGCCGGTCGGGGTCGACCTCTCCGAACTGCTCAAAGGTGGCGGTTCGGTGAAATGTTGCACGCTGGAGGTGTTCGGATGA